AAATGCGTACCATTTTGGCTCCATAACCATAAACGGGCGGAACTATAACTCTGACGTAATTATCTACCCGGATAAAGTGGACGCGGATTGGTGGCGCAAAGAAGGCCACGCCCTCTACCTGGCAGATATAAAAGAGATCATAGCCCAGAATCCGGAGGTATTAATCGTTGGGACAGGGGCCTATGGCGTACTCAAGGTTTCCAAAGAAGTTTGTGACCTCGCTGCTGAAAAGGGCATAGAACTTATTGTCCGGAAGACGGAAGAGGCCTGTAAGGAATTCAACCGCCTCAGCCAGTCCGGTAAAAAAGTCATAGCCGCCCTTCACCTGACGTGTTAAAGGCACAACCTATTGAAGCTCCCCGCAGCTTGCTGCGGGGAATCTCCGTATGCAAGGTAAAATGCATCGTATTCGCTCGCTAACCCCGCTGCAAGCACCGGGGAATGCGCTCGCTATGCATGTTCAAGGGTGAATCATCCCATAAAAAGCTACGGTGCCCGGAAAGCTGGGATGAAAAAGTCGTATATCAGCGCTGCGGTCAAGAAAGTTCGAAACCGGAAATGAAAGTCGCACTTGATATATACTGTTTCAATTGAATTCGGACAAAATTTAGAGCAGAGAGGTGTTAGTTGAACGGCACAAATCGTGTAAATATAAAACCAGGCATACAGGTTTTGATAGTATTAAAGAAAGACCAGCGATCTGGAAAACTAACGAAAGGTATTGTGCAAGACATTTTGACCAAATCTCCTACTCATCACCATGGCA
This region of Thermodesulfobacteriota bacterium genomic DNA includes:
- a CDS encoding YwbE family protein; this translates as MNGTNRVNIKPGIQVLIVLKKDQRSGKLTKGIVQDILTKSPTHHHGIKVRLESGEIGRVKEILS
- a CDS encoding MTH938/NDUFAF3 family protein, which encodes MINAYHFGSITINGRNYNSDVIIYPDKVDADWWRKEGHALYLADIKEIIAQNPEVLIVGTGAYGVLKVSKEVCDLAAEKGIELIVRKTEEACKEFNRLSQSGKKVIAALHLTC